Proteins encoded together in one Cyprinus carpio isolate SPL01 chromosome B14, ASM1834038v1, whole genome shotgun sequence window:
- the LOC109076947 gene encoding spermatogenesis-associated protein 4-like isoform X2, whose product MAYSQSPKKAGLPREVLKWLQSLDLSFFPKNVRRDLSNGYLVAEIFSWYFPRDFHMHSYDNGASLAAKQSNWSQIERQKISLLKEVIDGTIHCKPGAAELLVQEIYTILTNRRIQTIQRVEQGFTDKAYQDQLPMVARATASVAIKSNLSLSEVIAEPNIISNQHKVLAIIHRQIEQRREERTQDPKRFNVKPTLGEQAVRLPPLLAYQSEPNLQMNTSQAAY is encoded by the exons ATGGCCTATTCACAGTCCCCTAAGAAGGCTGGTCTACCACGAGAG GTTTTGAAATGGCTGCAAAGTCTTGATTTATCGTTTTTCCCAAAAAACGTCCGCAG AGACCTTTCCAATGGATACCTAGTGGCAGAAATATTTTCCTGGTACTTCCCAAGGGATTTTCATATGCACTCCTATGATAATGGAGCTTCACTGGCTGCCAAACAATCCAACTGGTCCCAGATTGAGAGA CAAAAGATCAGTCTGTTGAAAGAGGTCATAGATGGCACAATCCACTGTAAACCTGGAGCTGCGGAGCTTCTCGTGCAAGAGATTTACACCATCCTGACCAACAGAAG GATCCAGACCATCCAGAGGGTGGAGCAAGGCTTCACAGATAAGGCTTATCAAGACCAGTTGCCTATGGTGGCTCGAGCCACAGCCTCAGTGGCCATAAAAAGCAACTTGAGTCTCAGTGAGGTTATAGCTGAACCAAACATCATCTCCAACCAGCACAAGGTCCTTGCAATCATACACAGACAAATAGaacagagaagagaggagagaacaCAAGACCCAA AACGATTCAATGTTAAGCCCACTCTTGGAGAACAGGCTGTCAGATTGCCTCCGTTGTTAGCCTACCAGAGCGAGCCAAACCTGCAGATGAACACCAGTCAAGCAGCTTATTAA
- the LOC109076947 gene encoding spermatogenesis-associated protein 4-like isoform X1 codes for MAYSQSPKKAGLPREVLKWLQSLDLSFFPKNVRRDLSNGYLVAEIFSWYFPRDFHMHSYDNGASLAAKQSNWSQIERFFEKQKISLLKEVIDGTIHCKPGAAELLVQEIYTILTNRRIQTIQRVEQGFTDKAYQDQLPMVARATASVAIKSNLSLSEVIAEPNIISNQHKVLAIIHRQIEQRREERTQDPKRFNVKPTLGEQAVRLPPLLAYQSEPNLQMNTSQAAY; via the exons ATGGCCTATTCACAGTCCCCTAAGAAGGCTGGTCTACCACGAGAG GTTTTGAAATGGCTGCAAAGTCTTGATTTATCGTTTTTCCCAAAAAACGTCCGCAG AGACCTTTCCAATGGATACCTAGTGGCAGAAATATTTTCCTGGTACTTCCCAAGGGATTTTCATATGCACTCCTATGATAATGGAGCTTCACTGGCTGCCAAACAATCCAACTGGTCCCAGATTGAGAGA ttttttgagaAGCAAAAGATCAGTCTGTTGAAAGAGGTCATAGATGGCACAATCCACTGTAAACCTGGAGCTGCGGAGCTTCTCGTGCAAGAGATTTACACCATCCTGACCAACAGAAG GATCCAGACCATCCAGAGGGTGGAGCAAGGCTTCACAGATAAGGCTTATCAAGACCAGTTGCCTATGGTGGCTCGAGCCACAGCCTCAGTGGCCATAAAAAGCAACTTGAGTCTCAGTGAGGTTATAGCTGAACCAAACATCATCTCCAACCAGCACAAGGTCCTTGCAATCATACACAGACAAATAGaacagagaagagaggagagaacaCAAGACCCAA AACGATTCAATGTTAAGCCCACTCTTGGAGAACAGGCTGTCAGATTGCCTCCGTTGTTAGCCTACCAGAGCGAGCCAAACCTGCAGATGAACACCAGTCAAGCAGCTTATTAA
- the gpm6aa gene encoding glycoprotein M6Aa: protein MEEDMDEGQTQKGCMECCLKCLGGIPYPSLIATILLYAGVALFCGCGHEALSGTVTILQNYFEVIRGPGDGLDVFTIIDIIKYVIYGIASAFFVYGILLMVEGFFTSGAIKDLYGDFKITTCGRCVSAWFIMLTYIFMLAWLGVTAFTSLPVFMYFNIWTICQNTTVLEGASLCLDPRQFGVVPIGEEKTVCVGSEKFYKMCESNELDMTFHLFVCALAGAGAAVIAMIHYLMVLSANWAYVKDACKMQKYEDCKSKEEQELHDIHSTRSKERLNAYT, encoded by the exons ATGGAGGAGGACATGGATGAGGGACAGACCCAGAAGG GATGTATGGAGTGTTGTCTGAAATGTCTAGGAGGAATCCCTTATCCATCCCTGATTGCCACCATCCTGCTGTATGCTGGAGTGGCGCTCTTCTGTGGATGTGGACATGAAGCTCTTTCTGGAACGGTCACCATCCTCCAGAACTACTTTGAGGTTATCAGGGGACCTGGAGATGGTCTGGATGTGTTTACAAT CATTGACATTATCAAGTATGTGATCTATggcattgcttctgcattcttcGTGTATGGCATTCTTCTGATGGTCGAAGGCTTCTTTACAAGTGGGGCCATCAAGGACCTGTATGGAGACTTCAAGATCACCACCTGTGGACGCTGCGTCAGTGCATGG TTCATCATGCTGACGTACATCTTCATGTTGGCTTGGCTGGGTGTGACAGCATTCACCTCTTTGCCAGTCTTCATGTATTTCAACATCTGGACCATTTGCCAAAACACGACCGTTCTGGAGGGAGCAAGTTTATGTCTTGACCCGCGCCAGTTTG gtgTTGTGCCCATTGGTGAGGAGAAGACGGTATGTGTAGGATCAGAAAAATTCTACAAAATGTGTGAATCAAATGAG CTGGATATGACTTTCcacctgtttgtgtgtgcgttGGCTGGGGCTGGAGCAGCAGTCATTGCCATG ATCCACTACCTGATGGTGCTGTCTGCCAACTGGGCCTATGTGAAGGATGCATGTAAAATGCAGAAATACGAGGACTGCAAGTCCAAGGAGGAGCAGGAGCTGCATGACATCCACTCTACACGCTCCAAGGAACGGCTCAATGCCTACACATAA